The following are from one region of the Channa argus isolate prfri chromosome 6, Channa argus male v1.0, whole genome shotgun sequence genome:
- the LOC137129248 gene encoding odorant receptor 131-2-like: MAANNSVVSGDFLLRKVKLIVVQVLILIFFCINVLLILTFFKNKCFHVTTRYMLFALTLLSDSLLLFLSDILVIFFNFNITIHVWLCVIISVLVLLYTTVTPVTLTAMTLERYVAICMPLRHGELCSTRRTVYCILIIHGLSSVPCIVIFSIFFASASFSFYNQYHTCAVEMFSFEMWQSLLRSVIYQIQCLIMFCIIVVSYVKILKVAKAASGEDKKLTTKGLKTVVLHGFQLLLCLIQLWCPFIEVAVFNFSVYENIKYMNYLLFYLAPKCLSPLIYGIRDECFFMALKKYASLGLFKLNNI, translated from the coding sequence ATGGCTGCTAACAACTCAGTGGTTAGTGGTGATTTCTTGCTGCGAAAAGTCAAGCTCATTGTTGTGCAGGTCCTgatactgatttttttttgcatcaacgTGTTACTCATTctaaccttttttaaaaacaagtgctTCCATGTTACTACACGATACATGTTATTTGCTCTAACACTGCTGTCCGATagcttgttgttatttttgtcagATATCCTTgttatcttttttaattttaatatcacCATccatgtgtggttgtgtgtcaTTATCTCTGTTCTGGTACTTCTCTATACTACAGTCACACCAGTTACTCTGACTGCAATGACCCTGGAGCGCTATGTGGCCATTTGCATGCCCCTGCGTCATGGAGAGCTGTGCTCCACTCGCAGGACTGTGTATTGTATCCTCATCATTCATGGCCTCAGCTCTGTGCCCTGCATTGTTATTTTCTCCATCTTCTTTGCATCGGCTTCCTTTAGCTTTTACAATCAATATCACACATGTGCAGTCGagatgttttcatttgaaatgtggCAGAGTCTTCTTAGATCGGTTATTTATCAAATCCAGTGCTTGATCATGTTTTGCATCATCGTTGTTtcatatgtaaaaatattgaAAGTGGCCAAAGCTGCATCAGGTGAGGACAAAAAGTTAACAACAAAAGGGCTTAAAACAGTTGTTCTTCATGgttttcagctgctgctttgtcTCATCCAGCTGTGGTGTCCATTCATAGAAGttgctgtatttaattttagCGTATATGAAAATATCAAGTACATGAACTACTTACTGTTTTATCTTGCTCCCAAATGTCTGAGTCCTCTCATTTATGGCATCAGAGATGAGTGTTTTTTTATGGCACTGAAAAAGTATGCCTCCCTTGgcttgtttaaattaaataatatatga
- the LOC137129108 gene encoding odorant receptor 131-2-like, which yields MANNSLIGESLMYTINDRMILVQIFVSVFLCINLLLITTLLLKDFFYRTMRYILFALILVSDCLCLIMTDILLILSYFRCIIQMWLCISIYIVLSLYTFVTPVTLTAMTLERYVAICMPLRHGELCSTLRALHCILIIHGLSFVPCLVFLSIFFASASRSFYTQARVCSVEIFILYSWQGHIRSAMCQFYFLVMFIAIVFSYVKIMKVAKSASGENKKSSWKGVRTVVLHAFQLLLCLIQLWCPLIEAAVLEINVTLFINVRYFNYVTFILAPRCLSPLIYGLRDDKFLLALKSYVLCGLYKKKSNSF from the coding sequence atggCCAATAACTCACTGATTGGTGAATCTTTAATGTACACGATTAATGATCGAATGATTTTGGTtcagatttttgtttctgttttcctttgcaTCAACTTGTTGCTTATCACAACTCTTTTATTGAAGGATTTCTTCTACAGAACCATGCGCTACATCTTATTTGCTCTTATATTAGTGTCTGATTGTCTCTGTTTAATCATGACTGATATCCTGCTCATTCTAAGCTATTTTCGTTGTATCATACAAATGTGGTTGTGTATCagtatatatattgttttgtctctgtacaCATTTGTCACACCAGTTACTCTGACTGCAATGACCCTGGAGCGCTATGTGGCCATTTGCATGCCCCTGCGTCATGGAGAGCTGTGCTCCACACTCAGAGCTCTGCATTGCATCCTCATCATTCATGGCCTCAGCTTTGTTCCCTgccttgtttttctctccatcttttttGCGTCTGCATCACGCAGCTTCTATACCCAGGCCAGAGTATGCTCTGTGGAAATCTTCATATTGTACAGCTGGCAGGGTCATATTAGGTCAGCCATGTGTCAGTTCTACTTCTTGGTCATGTTTATTGCTATTGTTTTCTCCtatgttaaaataatgaaagtggCCAAATCAGCATCAGGGGAGAATAAGAAGTCATCATGGAAAGGAGTGAGAACTGTGGTTCTTCATGCTTTCCAGCTGTTGCTCTGTCTCATTCAGCTCTGGTGCCCACTCATTGAAGCTGCAGTCCTTGAGATTAATgtgacattatttattaatgtcaGGTACTTTAATTATGTCACTTTTATTCTTGCTCCAAGATGTTTGAGTCCTCTCATTTATGGCCTCAGAGATGACAAGTTTTTACTAGCACTGAAATCCTATGTTCTCTGTGGCTTATACAAGAAAAAGTCCAATTCATTTTGA